The following are from one region of the Polynucleobacter sp. MWH-CaK5 genome:
- the gshB gene encoding glutathione synthase, with protein sequence MKKLLFVADPLSSFVVKKDSTLAMMKASQQRGHEVWHCQIDHLKSVDSFVQADCKQIEITPHEGSWFKEVKTQVHKLCEFDAIIMRKDPPFDLSYVTATWFLSQACLEGAKVFNAPDALRNHSEKLALLEFMKFAPPTIVSHDLVDIKAFHERYQDVIIKPLDGMGGQGIFRVQANGLNLASIVETLGGNGQRALMIQKFLPEIAAGDKRVLLIGGEVVPYGLARIPQAGEVRGNLASGGKGVAQPLTQQEVNIAQELGPLLAKRGLHLIGLDFIGGYLTEINVTSPTCFVEITEQTGHDVALQWLTNLEKHIQ encoded by the coding sequence ATGAAGAAGCTTCTCTTTGTTGCGGATCCCCTGAGCAGTTTCGTCGTCAAAAAAGACAGCACCTTGGCCATGATGAAAGCCTCGCAACAGCGAGGTCATGAAGTTTGGCACTGCCAGATTGATCATCTAAAAAGTGTCGATTCATTCGTGCAAGCTGATTGCAAACAGATTGAGATAACACCTCATGAGGGTTCTTGGTTCAAAGAAGTAAAAACTCAAGTGCATAAGCTTTGTGAGTTTGACGCCATCATCATGAGGAAAGACCCTCCATTTGATTTGAGCTATGTCACAGCCACTTGGTTCTTGTCTCAAGCATGTCTTGAGGGGGCAAAAGTATTCAATGCTCCGGATGCCTTAAGGAACCACTCTGAAAAATTAGCTCTTTTAGAGTTCATGAAGTTTGCGCCACCAACAATTGTTAGTCACGACTTAGTAGATATCAAAGCTTTTCATGAGCGTTATCAAGACGTGATCATCAAGCCTTTGGACGGTATGGGTGGCCAAGGTATTTTTAGGGTTCAAGCCAATGGGCTGAATTTAGCCAGCATTGTTGAAACACTCGGTGGTAATGGTCAGCGAGCACTGATGATTCAAAAGTTTCTTCCTGAAATAGCTGCGGGTGACAAGCGGGTCCTGTTAATTGGTGGCGAAGTGGTCCCCTACGGTTTGGCGCGCATTCCTCAAGCTGGTGAGGTGAGAGGTAATCTTGCTTCGGGTGGCAAGGGGGTTGCTCAGCCTTTAACCCAACAAGAAGTAAATATTGCCCAAGAGCTCGGACCTTTATTGGCCAAAAGAGGTTTGCATTTGATTGGCTTGGATTTTATTGGTGGATATTTAACTGAAATAAATGTCACAAGCCCAACTTGCTTTGTTGAAATTACTGAGCAAACAGGTCATGATGTGGCATTGCAATGGTTAACTAATTTAGAGAAACATATTCAGTAA
- the ptsP gene encoding phosphoenolpyruvate--protein phosphotransferase, giving the protein MSFTLHGIPVTNGIAIGRALRIAPSAMDVKHYLITEGSEQAEQKRLLDAFQVVRQELKTLRAGLPEAAPEEMAAFLDVHGMILADPTLTERPLELIQQKRYNAEWALATQLENVLEQFAEIEDAYLRERAADIRQVVERVMKVLHLGEDHQTIGAFYKTVSENRELSEVIVVAHDISPPDMLRFKELAFGGFVTDLGGKTSHTAIVARSLDIPAAVGVRSASELIRQDDWLIIDGDRGIVIVDPSPFILEEYRHLQSARKLEKKKLLRLKHTPTVTVDGQHIDLMANVEMPDDAPMALDSGAVGIGLFRSEFLFMNRQGQMPDEEEQFWAYRKTAEAMKGLPVSIRTIDIGADKPLDVKDNGGPNYLSPLGLRAIRWSLSEPEMFLIQIRAILRASVFGKIKILIPMLAHAQEIDQTLDLIQTAKNQLEAESISFDPGIQVGAMIEIPAAALALPLFIRRLDFLSIGTNDLIQYTLAIDRADNAVAHLYDPLHPAVLRLIAGIIRDAKNAQMPVSVCGEMAGDASMTRVLLGMGLTDFSLHFKQLLSVKQEVLRSDTQQLKSAVDGLLAAIEPEEIQAAFQKINA; this is encoded by the coding sequence TTGTCTTTTACGCTTCATGGGATTCCGGTTACGAATGGTATTGCGATAGGTCGTGCCCTGAGGATCGCCCCATCCGCCATGGATGTGAAGCATTACTTGATTACTGAAGGTAGTGAACAAGCAGAACAAAAAAGACTTCTCGATGCATTTCAAGTTGTCAGACAAGAATTAAAAACACTCAGAGCAGGTTTGCCAGAGGCAGCGCCTGAAGAAATGGCAGCATTCTTGGATGTGCACGGCATGATTTTGGCCGATCCAACGCTGACAGAGCGACCTCTGGAGTTGATTCAACAAAAAAGATACAACGCTGAGTGGGCCTTGGCTACTCAGTTAGAAAATGTGCTCGAGCAATTTGCAGAAATTGAGGACGCTTATTTGCGCGAAAGAGCTGCAGATATTCGTCAAGTCGTTGAGCGAGTCATGAAGGTGCTTCATTTAGGTGAAGATCATCAAACCATTGGAGCCTTCTATAAAACAGTTTCTGAAAATAGAGAGCTGAGCGAAGTGATTGTGGTGGCTCATGATATTTCTCCGCCAGACATGTTGCGTTTCAAAGAATTGGCTTTTGGTGGATTTGTCACTGATTTGGGCGGTAAGACTTCTCATACCGCGATTGTTGCGAGAAGTTTGGATATTCCAGCAGCAGTGGGTGTCAGAAGTGCCAGTGAGTTGATCAGACAGGATGATTGGCTCATCATCGATGGTGATCGCGGCATTGTGATTGTTGACCCAAGCCCATTCATTCTTGAGGAATACCGTCATTTACAGTCCGCAAGAAAGCTTGAAAAGAAAAAACTTTTAAGACTCAAACACACACCAACAGTGACTGTGGATGGTCAGCACATTGATTTGATGGCCAACGTTGAAATGCCTGATGATGCTCCCATGGCATTGGACTCAGGAGCTGTTGGTATTGGCTTATTCAGATCTGAATTCTTATTCATGAATCGCCAAGGGCAAATGCCAGACGAGGAAGAGCAATTCTGGGCTTACCGTAAAACAGCTGAGGCCATGAAGGGTTTACCAGTCAGTATCAGAACCATCGATATTGGTGCAGACAAGCCCTTGGACGTGAAAGACAATGGTGGCCCTAACTATTTATCACCTTTGGGTTTGCGTGCCATCAGATGGTCATTGTCAGAACCTGAAATGTTTTTGATTCAGATACGAGCGATCTTAAGAGCCTCTGTATTTGGCAAGATCAAGATTTTGATTCCGATGTTGGCTCATGCTCAAGAGATTGATCAAACTCTTGATTTGATACAAACAGCTAAAAATCAGTTGGAAGCAGAAAGTATTAGTTTTGATCCGGGTATTCAAGTGGGTGCGATGATTGAAATCCCGGCTGCTGCCTTGGCACTTCCTTTATTCATTCGTCGTTTAGATTTTCTATCCATTGGCACCAATGACTTGATTCAATACACTTTGGCGATCGATCGAGCAGACAATGCGGTTGCGCATTTGTATGACCCATTACATCCTGCGGTTTTAAGGTTGATTGCGGGCATTATCAGAGATGCAAAAAATGCTCAGATGCCGGTGTCCGTTTGCGGTGAGATGGCTGGAGATGCTTCAATGACCAGAGTTTTATTAGGTATGGGCTTGACCGACTTCTCGCTTCATTTCAAACAGCTTTTGTCGGTTAAACAAGAAGTTTTGAGATCTGATACCCAGCAATTGAAATCAGCGGTTGATGGTTTGTTAGCAGCGATTGAGCCCGAAGAAATTCAGGCGGCATTTCAAAAAATCAATGCTTGA
- a CDS encoding ammonium transporter, which translates to MTHWIKRLLAAGATALALGSVTMAVSSPAYAKDEAKPAVTAPATAAASAAPAAPAAPAPVANKGDTAWIMICTAMVVLMTLPGLGLFYGGLVRSKNMLSVLMQCMVIFSLVAVLWAVYGYSIAFTPGNAFFGGFDRLFLAGLTPESMGATFSKGVVIPEFSFFSFQGAFATITCCLIIGAFAERAKFSAVLLFIVLWFTFSYLPIAHMVWFWPGPDAYTDAAAAEAATAASGWLFQMGALDFAGGTVVHINAAVAGLVGAYVIGKRIGFGKEAMKPHSLTLTMVGASLLWFGWFGFNAGSALEASGGAAMAFANTFLATSAAVLTWSLGEWMGKGKPSMLGAASGAVAGLVAVTPAAGFVGPMGAIIIGLISGFLCLWGVTGLKRMLGADDSLDVFGVHGVGGIVGALLTGVFAAPALGGTGIYDYVANAVATDYSIAGQVWVQAKAVLTTVVWSGVVSFIAYKLVDMVIGLRVPEDAEREGLDITSHGETAYES; encoded by the coding sequence ATGACACATTGGATTAAACGTCTACTCGCAGCTGGTGCAACAGCTTTGGCACTAGGATCCGTCACGATGGCAGTTTCATCTCCAGCATATGCTAAAGATGAAGCTAAGCCAGCTGTAACGGCTCCTGCTACTGCTGCTGCAAGTGCTGCTCCAGCTGCTCCTGCAGCTCCAGCACCAGTTGCAAACAAAGGTGACACAGCTTGGATCATGATCTGTACTGCTATGGTGGTATTGATGACATTGCCAGGCTTGGGTCTTTTCTACGGTGGCTTAGTGCGTAGCAAAAACATGTTGTCTGTGTTGATGCAATGTATGGTCATCTTCTCATTGGTTGCCGTTCTTTGGGCAGTGTATGGCTACAGTATTGCCTTCACACCAGGTAACGCATTCTTTGGTGGATTTGATCGACTCTTCTTGGCTGGTTTGACACCAGAATCAATGGGCGCCACATTCAGTAAAGGCGTTGTGATTCCTGAGTTTTCATTCTTCTCATTCCAAGGCGCATTCGCAACAATTACTTGCTGCTTGATCATCGGTGCGTTCGCAGAGCGTGCAAAGTTCTCAGCTGTGTTGTTGTTCATTGTTCTATGGTTCACATTCAGCTATTTACCAATCGCTCACATGGTTTGGTTCTGGCCTGGTCCTGACGCTTACACAGATGCAGCCGCAGCCGAAGCAGCAACAGCAGCTTCTGGTTGGTTGTTCCAAATGGGCGCATTAGACTTCGCTGGCGGTACAGTGGTGCATATCAATGCTGCTGTGGCTGGTTTGGTTGGTGCTTATGTGATCGGTAAGCGTATTGGTTTCGGTAAAGAAGCCATGAAGCCACATAGCTTAACTTTGACAATGGTTGGTGCATCACTTTTGTGGTTCGGTTGGTTCGGCTTTAACGCTGGTTCAGCACTAGAAGCTTCAGGCGGTGCAGCGATGGCTTTTGCTAATACATTCTTAGCAACTTCAGCAGCTGTATTGACTTGGTCTTTGGGTGAGTGGATGGGCAAAGGCAAGCCATCAATGTTGGGTGCAGCATCTGGTGCAGTAGCTGGCTTGGTTGCCGTTACTCCAGCAGCAGGCTTTGTTGGCCCAATGGGCGCCATCATCATCGGTTTGATCTCAGGCTTCCTATGCTTATGGGGTGTGACTGGTTTGAAGCGCATGCTTGGTGCAGACGATAGCTTGGATGTATTCGGTGTTCACGGTGTGGGTGGTATTGTGGGTGCGCTTTTAACTGGCGTATTTGCAGCCCCAGCATTGGGCGGCACAGGCATCTATGACTACGTAGCCAATGCTGTTGCAACTGACTACTCAATCGCTGGCCAAGTATGGGTACAAGCCAAGGCTGTGTTAACAACAGTTGTATGGTCAGGCGTGGTGTCATTCATTGCCTACAAACTAGTTGATATGGTGATTGGTTTGCGTGTTCCTGAAGATGCTGAGCGTGAAGGTTTGGACATTACTTCACACGGCGAAACAGCGTACGAAAGTTAA
- a CDS encoding TorF family putative porin encodes MKTYLTLSAIALAAAATLSSGTVLAQAAAPAPEFTITGNFGAVSDYRFRGLQQNDGSGAIQGGFDVAHKSGFYLGTWASNVDDWASGTNSQGLEVDLYGGYTTEVAGVGVNVGLIAYKYPGNSSYTSDTEEAFVGFTYGPAVFKTSYTLGKNYFASTSSGQDASGTIYYDLTLSQEVAPKLVASIHAGYTDYKLDTAASKVSYSDYNVGLTYDLNGFILGAKYFWNDVSAGTKSYASSAGSDTGTKLYKDGFAVSVLKAF; translated from the coding sequence ATGAAAACTTACTTAACTCTCTCAGCGATCGCTTTGGCAGCAGCTGCTACTTTATCTTCTGGCACAGTATTGGCTCAAGCCGCAGCCCCTGCGCCTGAATTTACTATTACAGGTAACTTTGGTGCGGTGAGTGACTACCGTTTCCGTGGTCTACAACAGAATGATGGAAGTGGTGCTATTCAAGGTGGTTTTGATGTGGCTCATAAATCTGGATTTTATTTGGGTACTTGGGCATCAAATGTAGATGACTGGGCGTCAGGTACTAACTCACAGGGTCTTGAAGTTGACTTATATGGCGGGTACACAACAGAAGTTGCTGGAGTTGGTGTTAACGTTGGCTTGATTGCTTACAAATATCCAGGAAACAGTTCATATACAAGTGATACTGAAGAGGCCTTTGTAGGTTTCACATATGGACCGGCTGTATTCAAAACTTCTTACACATTGGGTAAAAATTATTTTGCATCAACATCAAGTGGCCAAGATGCAAGTGGAACAATTTATTACGATTTAACATTAAGCCAAGAAGTAGCGCCTAAGTTAGTTGCATCAATCCATGCTGGATACACTGATTACAAATTAGATACAGCTGCGTCTAAAGTTTCTTACTCAGACTACAACGTTGGTTTAACTTATGACTTGAATGGCTTCATTCTTGGAGCTAAATATTTTTGGAATGACGTAAGTGCTGGTACTAAATCATATGCAAGTTCAGCTGGAAGTGATACAGGTACAAAACTTTACAAAGACGGCTTCGCAGTTTCAGTTCTTAAAGCATTCTAA
- a CDS encoding P-II family nitrogen regulator: MKLITAIIKPFKLDEVREALSEVGVSGITVTEVKGFGRQKGHTELYRGAEYVVDFLPKVKIEAAVDDGIVERAIEAIEKSAKTGKIGDGKIFVSSIEQVIRIRTGETGQSAL; the protein is encoded by the coding sequence ATGAAATTAATCACAGCAATTATCAAGCCTTTCAAGCTTGACGAAGTGCGTGAGGCGCTATCAGAAGTTGGCGTTTCAGGCATTACCGTTACTGAAGTTAAAGGCTTTGGACGACAAAAGGGTCACACTGAGTTGTATCGCGGTGCTGAGTACGTTGTTGATTTTTTGCCTAAGGTAAAAATTGAGGCAGCAGTGGATGATGGCATTGTTGAGCGCGCCATCGAAGCGATCGAAAAATCAGCAAAAACCGGCAAGATCGGTGATGGCAAGATTTTCGTGTCATCTATTGAACAAGTTATCCGCATTCGCACCGGTGAAACCGGTCAGTCTGCTCTTTAA
- a CDS encoding HPr family phosphocarrier protein, producing MPSAEINIINKLGLHARASAKLTQLAGQYPCEIFLSKGGRRVNAKSIMGVMMLAAGMGSVVTLETEGDQAQEAFDAIQALINDRFGEGQ from the coding sequence ATGCCAAGTGCAGAAATTAATATCATCAACAAACTTGGATTGCATGCGCGCGCCTCAGCTAAATTAACTCAGCTAGCAGGCCAGTACCCTTGCGAAATATTTTTATCCAAGGGCGGCAGAAGAGTAAATGCCAAAAGTATCATGGGCGTCATGATGCTGGCTGCTGGTATGGGAAGTGTTGTAACACTTGAGACTGAGGGTGATCAAGCGCAAGAAGCTTTTGATGCCATTCAAGCACTCATCAATGATCGCTTTGGGGAAGGTCAGTAA
- a CDS encoding accessory factor UbiK family protein, with translation MKPQDIMEKMQTIANDMQSKVGDAIRQSPAKDLEKNVRGLMTQGFQKLDLVTREEFDLQTQVLAKTRAKLEELEAKVNALEKK, from the coding sequence ATGAAGCCGCAAGACATCATGGAAAAAATGCAGACCATTGCCAATGACATGCAAAGCAAAGTGGGCGATGCGATTCGCCAATCACCGGCAAAAGACTTAGAAAAAAATGTTCGCGGCTTAATGACCCAAGGCTTTCAGAAACTAGATTTGGTCACTCGCGAAGAATTTGATTTACAAACACAAGTCTTGGCTAAAACTCGCGCCAAATTAGAAGAGCTTGAAGCAAAGGTCAACGCTTTAGAAAAGAAGTGA
- the gshA gene encoding glutamate--cysteine ligase → MVPHLITALNGPLLELESKVLEATPAIERWFRLEWQEHTPPFYCSVDLRNAGFKLAPVDTNLFPGGFNNLSPEMMPLAVQASMASIEKICPDAKNLLLIPERHTRNVFYLQNVARLASILRQTGLNVRLGSLSEEITKPTPIDLPDGQRLVLEPLARIGNKGRRLGLKDFDPCTILLNNDLSGGIPKILENLYEQYLLPPLHAGWAVRRKSNHFDAYDDVAKKFSKVIDIDPWMINPFFTKCSGINFHERIGEECLQESVDAILKKIARKYKEYGIKEKPYVIVKADAGTYGMGIMTVKDASEVKDLNRKERNKMSVVKEGLEVADVLVQEGVYTFEKINEAVAEPVVYMMDRYVVGGFYRVHTGRGVDENLNAPGMHFVPLAFEHNAIPDVAAKPGIAVPNRFYLYGVVARLALLAASLELERTDPEAE, encoded by the coding sequence ATGGTTCCTCATCTTATTACTGCCCTGAATGGTCCTTTGCTTGAATTAGAGAGCAAAGTTTTAGAAGCTACACCTGCCATCGAGCGCTGGTTCAGGTTGGAGTGGCAAGAGCACACGCCTCCATTTTATTGTTCAGTGGATCTGCGCAATGCTGGGTTCAAGCTTGCTCCTGTAGACACAAATTTATTCCCTGGAGGGTTTAATAACCTATCTCCAGAAATGATGCCTTTGGCGGTTCAGGCGTCCATGGCCTCTATTGAGAAAATTTGCCCAGATGCAAAAAATCTATTGTTGATTCCAGAGCGCCACACACGAAATGTGTTTTATTTGCAAAACGTGGCACGCTTAGCTTCTATCTTGAGACAGACCGGTTTGAATGTACGACTAGGAAGTTTGTCAGAAGAAATAACAAAGCCAACACCGATTGATTTACCAGATGGCCAAAGATTGGTTTTGGAGCCATTGGCCAGAATAGGTAATAAAGGTCGTCGATTAGGTCTCAAGGATTTTGATCCTTGCACGATTCTTTTGAATAATGATTTATCAGGCGGCATCCCAAAGATTTTAGAAAATCTTTATGAGCAGTATTTACTTCCACCATTGCATGCTGGTTGGGCGGTGCGTCGTAAATCAAATCACTTTGACGCTTATGACGATGTGGCCAAAAAGTTTTCTAAAGTGATTGATATTGATCCATGGATGATCAACCCATTTTTCACCAAGTGTTCTGGCATTAACTTCCATGAGCGCATCGGTGAAGAGTGCTTGCAGGAAAGCGTCGATGCTATCTTGAAAAAGATTGCACGCAAATACAAAGAGTACGGTATCAAAGAAAAGCCATATGTGATTGTCAAGGCAGATGCTGGAACTTATGGCATGGGCATTATGACGGTCAAGGATGCCAGCGAAGTCAAAGATTTGAATCGCAAAGAACGCAACAAGATGAGCGTTGTCAAAGAAGGCTTGGAAGTTGCAGATGTCTTGGTTCAAGAAGGTGTTTACACCTTTGAAAAAATCAATGAAGCCGTGGCAGAGCCTGTTGTGTACATGATGGACCGTTATGTGGTTGGTGGCTTCTACAGAGTTCATACCGGCCGCGGTGTCGATGAGAACCTCAATGCGCCGGGCATGCATTTTGTGCCGCTCGCATTTGAGCACAACGCGATTCCGGATGTGGCGGCAAAACCAGGTATTGCAGTACCGAATCGTTTTTATCTGTATGGCGTAGTTGCAAGGCTTGCTTTATTGGCGGCATCCTTAGAGTTAGAGCGCACTGATCCAGAGGCAGAGTAA
- a CDS encoding PTS sugar transporter subunit IIA codes for MAGILIIAHAPLASALQEFTRHVYGEVPDRLKALDVMAHEDAKVTLERAIEAAQSITSDKGLLVLTDIMGATPANVASRLAHMKEFDGHVRVIAGVNLPMLMRAIAYRAEPLDSASQKAMHGGQQGIIPIGHMGHIDENKQMEVKD; via the coding sequence ATGGCTGGAATTTTAATCATCGCCCATGCGCCTTTGGCATCTGCATTACAAGAATTCACTCGCCATGTGTATGGTGAGGTGCCTGATCGTTTGAAAGCCTTGGATGTGATGGCTCACGAAGATGCAAAGGTTACTTTGGAGCGTGCGATAGAGGCTGCTCAGTCAATCACTTCTGATAAAGGCTTATTGGTACTCACAGACATCATGGGTGCGACTCCAGCCAACGTCGCTAGTCGTTTGGCTCACATGAAAGAGTTTGATGGGCATGTGAGAGTGATTGCTGGGGTCAATTTGCCGATGTTGATGCGTGCCATTGCTTATAGAGCAGAGCCTTTAGACTCTGCGTCTCAAAAAGCCATGCATGGTGGTCAGCAAGGAATTATTCCAATTGGCCACATGGGCCATATCGATGAAAATAAACAGATGGAAGTTAAGGATTAA